The DNA window ataaattatatagcactaataattaataaccaaTCCTCATGAAATGAAGTAGGTCTACGTACTTTATTTTGTTTGGTCATTATTGTCTTTAgtatctctctttttttttttttatatatatatatacactcacaCACTCCCCCAATATAGAGAGACTTAAATCTCATTTTGTGTctatacataaattttttttctttactctaaaagggtttggtttggttttggttttgggtctaAAAATCTTCAAGTATGGGAAATTGCTTGGAGTCATGCTTAAATAGAGAGCAAGAAAAATATGATGAtgataataagaagaagaatatGATTTTGGAGCAACAAGAAAAAGAAGATTTTGGGTTTGTGAAGGAAAGTAGTTCAAGAAAAGGGAGTCTAAGATTGAAGATTGTTTTGAGTAAAGAAGAGCTTGAATATTTTATGGTTCAACTTCAAAACAAAGGTGGTAAAACATTACAAGATGTTTTGGAAGAGATTGAGAAAAGTAGAGGAAAAttacttcatcatcatcatcatcaatctCATAATTGTAATTGGAAACCTTCTTTGGAAAGTATTGTGGAGTGTTCTGATGAGGTTGTTGAAATGGGTAGATgaatttaatcttttttttggtttttttgggTTTAGAATGAGGTTTTTGATGTGGGTTTTGATCcaaaattgtaattatttagTTAAGTTTTTGTCAAGTGGTGAAGCCCTTCTTATAAAGTTGTTGAGACTTTTAAGACATTTAAACACTTTTTATTTAGGCTTTTGTTTTGCTTTAAACCCACATTTGAAACTTAATTAGGGTACTAAGttacttcttttcttcttcttatttttatttttctcttttgtgTGTTGAAGAGTGTGTTtcatacctatatatatatatatatacttgtttGCTTATTCTCACATCATGTAATATAAGGCTATTTTTGAGCTTTTTTAGTGAAAAAAAGTTACTTGTTGATTTACTTGTTAAGAAATggtgaaaaaagaaaatattataacattttagtttttt is part of the Cannabis sativa cultivar Pink pepper isolate KNU-18-1 chromosome 5, ASM2916894v1, whole genome shotgun sequence genome and encodes:
- the LOC115715653 gene encoding uncharacterized protein LOC115715653; translated protein: MGNCLESCLNREQEKYDDDNKKKNMILEQQEKEDFGFVKESSSRKGSLRLKIVLSKEELEYFMVQLQNKGGKTLQDVLEEIEKSRGKLLHHHHHQSHNCNWKPSLESIVECSDEVVEMGR